Proteins from a genomic interval of Kaistia defluvii:
- a CDS encoding branched-chain amino acid ABC transporter permease: protein MSSAFADIAFGGLFQGSLYAMMAVGLALVWTTIGVFNFSHGVLMMLGAYVAWQLIEIGLPAWAAFPLAIVVLGGVGWLLQASVVRPLIGRPNIVLVVVITTLAAGSLIENGALTFWGPRSKQLPSLISGNATIGGVGVSLHQIAIIVITPIILGALWLFLNRTRLGLAMRAVAQNEDASHLVGLNVTALYGLAFGIAASLAGLAGIFIGGYRFMSPVMGSDPLLKALIVVVFGGISSVSGPIFAAYLIGFFEAACNYYFGLYWTPTLLFAVLILILMVRPEGIFASRSRGLA from the coding sequence ATGAGCAGCGCATTCGCCGATATCGCCTTTGGCGGCCTGTTCCAGGGCTCTCTCTACGCGATGATGGCGGTGGGACTGGCGCTGGTGTGGACCACCATCGGCGTGTTCAATTTCAGCCATGGCGTCTTGATGATGCTGGGCGCCTATGTCGCCTGGCAGCTGATCGAGATCGGCCTGCCGGCCTGGGCGGCGTTTCCGCTGGCGATCGTCGTCCTGGGCGGCGTCGGCTGGCTTCTGCAGGCGAGCGTGGTGCGCCCGCTGATCGGCCGGCCCAACATCGTGCTGGTCGTCGTCATCACGACGTTGGCTGCGGGCTCGCTGATCGAGAACGGCGCGCTGACCTTCTGGGGCCCGCGCTCCAAGCAGTTGCCGAGCCTGATCTCCGGTAATGCGACCATTGGCGGCGTCGGCGTCTCGCTGCACCAGATCGCCATCATCGTCATCACGCCGATCATCCTCGGCGCGCTCTGGCTGTTCCTGAACCGCACCCGGCTTGGTCTTGCCATGCGCGCCGTGGCCCAGAACGAGGATGCGAGCCATCTCGTCGGCCTCAACGTGACCGCGCTCTACGGTCTCGCCTTCGGCATTGCCGCGTCACTGGCCGGCCTCGCCGGCATCTTCATCGGCGGCTATCGCTTCATGTCGCCGGTGATGGGCAGCGATCCCTTGCTGAAGGCGCTGATCGTCGTTGTTTTCGGCGGCATCTCCAGCGTCTCGGGGCCGATCTTCGCCGCCTATCTGATCGGCTTCTTCGAGGCCGCCTGTAACTATTATTTCGGGCTCTACTGGACGCCCACGCTGCTGTTCGCCGTGCTCATCCTGATCCTGATGGTGCGCCCCGAAGGCATCTTCGCCAGCCGTTCCCGAGGACTCGCATGA
- a CDS encoding branched-chain amino acid ABC transporter permease, which yields MTDAVAPAIPIRAVPVSPGRTPWKQEAIGFAIALLVLALLPLVIGDTYSRHVLIMVFIYAVVASNWDLSLGYGGVFNFGHLALFGIGVYAYSLLTKLVGLDPWLALFAGGVIATVAAVLVTIPILRLKGIYIILVTFGFAQLVMQIVISQSAITGGTQGLVRVPGLYWFDHNMIRDGKFAYFYIALGLLVASTIFLRVFVRSRLGAGVVALRDNEEYAISRGMSLVRQRMITLAASAFFTGMAGAFYAAYQRNASVDVFGMSLATIILSMVLLGGASTIYGAIIASFVLTVFGEAMADFGAWRPMITALLIIVVMLVYPSGLVGMIRAGWGAIAVRMKRTA from the coding sequence ATGACCGACGCCGTCGCCCCCGCCATTCCGATCCGCGCCGTTCCCGTCTCCCCTGGCCGCACGCCGTGGAAGCAAGAGGCCATCGGTTTCGCCATCGCCCTACTGGTGCTGGCGCTGCTGCCCCTCGTCATCGGAGACACCTACAGCCGGCATGTGCTGATCATGGTGTTCATCTACGCCGTGGTCGCATCCAACTGGGACCTCAGCCTCGGCTATGGCGGCGTGTTCAATTTCGGCCATCTGGCGCTGTTCGGCATCGGCGTCTACGCCTACAGCCTGCTGACCAAGCTGGTCGGCCTCGATCCGTGGCTGGCACTGTTCGCCGGCGGCGTGATCGCAACCGTCGCCGCGGTGTTGGTGACCATTCCGATCCTGCGGCTGAAGGGCATCTACATCATCCTGGTGACGTTCGGCTTTGCGCAACTGGTGATGCAGATCGTCATCAGCCAGTCCGCGATCACCGGTGGCACGCAGGGCCTGGTGCGCGTGCCGGGGCTCTACTGGTTCGACCACAACATGATCCGCGACGGCAAGTTCGCCTATTTCTACATCGCGCTCGGCCTGCTGGTCGCCAGCACGATCTTCCTGCGCGTCTTCGTCCGCTCGCGGCTGGGAGCGGGCGTCGTTGCGCTGCGCGACAATGAGGAATACGCAATCAGCCGCGGCATGTCGCTGGTGCGCCAGCGCATGATCACGCTCGCCGCCAGCGCCTTCTTCACCGGCATGGCGGGCGCCTTCTACGCCGCCTACCAGCGCAATGCCTCGGTCGACGTATTCGGCATGAGCCTCGCCACGATCATCCTGTCGATGGTGCTGCTCGGCGGCGCGAGCACGATCTACGGCGCGATCATCGCGTCCTTCGTGCTGACGGTCTTTGGCGAGGCGATGGCCGATTTCGGCGCCTGGCGGCCGATGATCACGGCCTTGCTGATCATCGTCGTGATGCTCGTCTATCCGAGCGGCCTCGTCGGCATGATACGCGCCGGCTGGGGCGCCATCGCCGTGCGCATGAAGCGCACGGCCTGA
- a CDS encoding ABC transporter ATP-binding protein, which yields MALLELDGVSKAFGSLKAVDGVSFQVQAGEIFGVAGPNGSGKSTLFNVITGIPFGPDKGRIRFDGTDIHRKSGNDIARLGLARTFQRETSFDGLTVFENAVIGAGYGGPARKSVAVREAAAEALEFVGLGPAQFGRLAGELSVFDRKCLMLATAIAMEPRMLLLDEPASSLTKPEIETSIGLIRRIAGRGITIVLIEHVLTFLMSLSQHLLVLNQGTVLAAGDPKTVISDPRVVEAYLGTRRPDA from the coding sequence ATGGCTCTTCTAGAGCTGGATGGCGTGTCGAAGGCTTTTGGTTCGCTGAAAGCCGTCGACGGCGTCTCTTTTCAGGTGCAGGCCGGCGAGATCTTCGGGGTCGCCGGCCCGAATGGCAGCGGCAAGAGCACGCTGTTCAATGTCATCACCGGCATACCGTTCGGCCCCGACAAGGGCCGGATACGGTTTGACGGCACCGATATCCATAGGAAGTCCGGCAACGACATCGCCCGGCTCGGGCTGGCGCGGACGTTCCAGCGCGAGACGAGCTTCGACGGTCTGACCGTGTTCGAGAACGCCGTTATCGGCGCCGGATATGGCGGCCCGGCCCGCAAGTCGGTGGCCGTGCGCGAGGCAGCGGCCGAGGCGCTCGAATTCGTGGGTCTGGGGCCTGCGCAGTTCGGCCGGCTGGCGGGCGAGCTTTCGGTGTTCGATCGCAAATGCCTGATGCTCGCCACCGCGATCGCGATGGAGCCCCGCATGCTTCTTCTCGACGAGCCCGCTTCGAGCCTGACCAAGCCGGAGATCGAGACCTCGATCGGTCTCATCCGGCGCATTGCCGGGCGCGGCATCACCATCGTCCTGATCGAGCACGTCCTGACCTTCCTGATGAGCCTCTCGCAGCATCTCCTTGTTCTGAATCAGGGAACCGTTCTGGCGGCGGGCGACCCGAAGACGGTCATTTCCGATCCCCGCGTGGTCGAAGCCTATCTGGGCACCCGGAGGCCCGACGCGTGA
- a CDS encoding ABC transporter ATP-binding protein yields MSNPILSIEGVTAGYGRVTVLRDITLEAGRFGNVGLFGPNGHGKTTLLRVVSGLLKPQSGRVVFDGVDIAGESARSIVARGLIHVPQGNRLFPDLSIGDCMALGAFSPHARPHEEENREKVVKLFPKLAERWRQKVRTLSGGERQMVSIGTALMSHPRLLILDEPTLGLAPKIKDELCASVLEISRGGVPLIVVEQDIEFLLELSQQLYLIDHGAVSTEIKPGEKSLGHEEIMSMYFGH; encoded by the coding sequence GTGAGCAATCCCATCCTTTCCATCGAAGGCGTCACCGCCGGCTATGGCCGCGTCACGGTGCTGCGCGACATCACGCTGGAAGCCGGCCGCTTTGGCAATGTCGGTCTGTTTGGCCCGAATGGCCATGGCAAGACGACGCTGCTCCGGGTCGTGTCGGGCCTGCTGAAGCCGCAATCCGGCCGCGTCGTCTTTGACGGCGTCGACATCGCCGGCGAGAGCGCCCGCAGCATCGTTGCCCGTGGCCTCATCCATGTGCCGCAGGGCAACCGGCTGTTTCCGGATCTCTCGATCGGCGATTGCATGGCGCTCGGCGCCTTCTCGCCGCATGCCCGTCCGCATGAGGAAGAGAACCGCGAGAAGGTCGTGAAGCTCTTCCCCAAGCTCGCCGAGCGCTGGCGCCAGAAGGTGCGGACGCTTTCGGGCGGCGAACGGCAGATGGTGTCGATCGGAACCGCGTTGATGAGCCATCCGCGCCTGCTGATCCTCGACGAGCCGACCCTCGGCCTCGCGCCCAAGATCAAGGACGAGCTCTGCGCCTCGGTTCTGGAGATCTCGCGCGGTGGCGTGCCGCTGATCGTCGTCGAGCAGGACATCGAGTTCCTGCTGGAGCTCAGCCAGCAGCTCTACCTGATCGACCACGGCGCGGTATCGACCGAAATCAAGCCGGGCGAAAAGAGCCTCGGTCATGAAGAGATCATGTCGATGTATTTCGGCCATTGA